A region from the Geobacillus vulcani PSS1 genome encodes:
- the hpaE gene encoding 5-carboxymethyl-2-hydroxymuconate semialdehyde dehydrogenase yields the protein MAVQPKVLHYINGQFVEGAAGLYFTNINPFTNEPINEVAEGRKEDIDAAVRAAKEAFDHGPWRTMPVERRLRYLFRIAELIEQQADDIAYLEALDTGIPISQAKKQAARAAENFRFYAEMVKTRLVGEAYHVHGQFVNYTVHKPVGVAGLITPWNTPFMLETWKVAPALATGNTVVLKPAEWSPLTANKLAEIIDEAGLPRGVFNVVHGFGETAGAALVAHPDVRLISFTGETTTGMDIIRNSAATLKKTSMELGGKSPLIVFADADLERALDAAVWGVFSLNGERCTANSRLLLEQSIYDEFVARLKERVDRIVIGDPMNPATELGPLIHRDHWERVNRYIDIAKQEGADVYAPSVPNGLENGNFVPPTLLLNCHNGMKVAQEEIFGPVMAVMSFADEEEAIRLANAVKYGLAAYVWTNDLKRGHRVAQAIESGMAWVNSPNVRDLRIPFGGTKYSGIGREGGHYSFDFYTEVQVVHVAVGDPPIPAFGKGEKRTALSAEQA from the coding sequence GGCGGTCCGGGCGGCGAAAGAGGCGTTTGATCACGGGCCGTGGCGGACGATGCCGGTGGAGCGGCGGCTTCGTTATCTGTTTCGCATCGCGGAGTTGATCGAACAGCAGGCGGACGACATCGCCTATTTAGAGGCGCTGGATACCGGCATTCCGATCAGCCAGGCGAAAAAACAGGCCGCCCGCGCGGCGGAAAACTTCCGCTTTTACGCGGAAATGGTGAAAACGCGCCTTGTCGGCGAAGCGTACCACGTCCATGGTCAGTTTGTAAACTACACCGTCCACAAGCCGGTCGGCGTGGCGGGGCTCATCACGCCGTGGAATACGCCGTTTATGCTCGAGACATGGAAAGTCGCTCCAGCGCTGGCGACTGGCAACACGGTCGTCTTGAAGCCGGCCGAATGGTCGCCATTGACGGCGAATAAACTGGCGGAAATCATCGATGAAGCCGGGCTGCCTCGCGGGGTGTTCAACGTCGTGCACGGGTTTGGCGAAACGGCGGGCGCCGCGTTGGTCGCCCATCCGGACGTGCGCCTCATCTCATTTACCGGCGAGACGACGACCGGCATGGACATCATCCGCAACAGCGCCGCGACGTTGAAAAAAACATCGATGGAGCTTGGCGGCAAGTCGCCGCTCATCGTGTTCGCCGATGCGGATCTCGAACGGGCGCTTGATGCGGCCGTTTGGGGTGTATTTTCGCTCAATGGCGAGCGGTGCACGGCCAACTCGCGGCTTTTGCTCGAGCAGTCGATTTACGACGAATTTGTCGCCCGGCTGAAAGAGCGCGTCGACCGCATCGTCATCGGCGACCCGATGAACCCAGCGACCGAACTGGGGCCGCTTATTCACCGCGATCATTGGGAGCGGGTGAACCGCTATATAGACATCGCCAAGCAAGAAGGGGCGGACGTCTATGCCCCCAGTGTTCCGAACGGGTTGGAAAACGGCAATTTTGTGCCGCCGACGCTGCTGCTGAACTGCCATAACGGCATGAAGGTGGCGCAGGAAGAGATTTTCGGACCGGTGATGGCGGTCATGTCCTTTGCGGATGAAGAAGAGGCGATCCGGCTGGCGAACGCTGTGAAATACGGATTGGCGGCATACGTCTGGACGAACGATCTAAAGCGCGGCCACCGCGTCGCCCAAGCGATCGAAAGCGGGATGGCATGGGTCAACTCGCCGAACGTCCGCGATTTGCGCATCCCGTTTGGCGGGACGAAATACAGCGGCATTGGCCGCGAAGGCGGGCATTACAGCTTTGATTTCTATACGGAAGTGCAGGTCGTCCACGTCGCGGTCGGCGACCCGCCGATTCCCGCGTTCGGCAAGGGGGAGAAACGGACCGCCTTGTCTGCCGAACAGGCATGA